The nucleotide window AAGATGCGCTGTGAATGCAGTTACGCTATCAAACCTATATTTATCTATCTCAGAATGTTTTCCCTCTTCCCTGGCTATCCAGAGTGATGCTAATTGAGGATACCTGTCCAGGATGCAAAGGAGGTTGAGGCTATCTCCCCCCAACCAGATGGCCTGGGCAATGATGAATAGTGGACCATGTAGGTCCTCTGGGCCAGACCCTCAGAATATACTGGAGAAACCATGGGGAAATGGTGGGCAGAAGACCAGACATTTGGAGAAAAGTTGAAGAGCCTTAGGAGAATCCAGGTGTTGCTAAAAGCTGAGCTGTGGGTGGGACAGGGATTTGAGTGGAGGGCTGGCTCTGCCTGACAGAACCTAGCAAAGAGACTGGCACAGGGGTGTGTGAAATGAGGCTGGCTGAAAGGAAGACTGATAAGCAGAAGAGTGAGTCAAGCTGAGAGACTAGTAATAGAATGGAAAGcccttaaaaaatggaaattcataataatatttcttgaatttgtGAAATCAGAATTACAAGGATATTAAAGATCAGTTTAAAACATCCTTCTAATCTATATAAGTGTAAACAGCCCTGAAGGGGTGAAATAGCCTGATTTACATCACATGGCAAATTAAGGAAGAAACTAGTGGGACTAGCCCCCAGGAAGGTTAAGTCTCAGTCTAGGTTTGTGTTCCTCATTAAGCCAAGTTTCTTCCCTAAAGTAAGTGAGATCCCTAATCCTGCTTCAAGGTCAATGCAATTCACAAAATGTCAATGAACCAATTTCTCATAAAGAAGACTGGCCCAAGGTCAGGCTGGGGAGGTCCCAGTGCCCTGAGTAGCAGGTGGAAGTGGTCGAAGAGGCAGGCTGTGTAGGATTTTCACTAGCAGGCCTGCACTTGATGACAACAGGTCCTAAGAATTAACCGAGAAAGAAGTGGAATTCACGGTGGAGTGAAAGACGTCATCTTTTTCCCAGACTGCCCTTTATTAGAGAAGGCGGCCTCTGTCTTGATATTCCTGACTCTGTAAATTGCTCCTTAAATGGACACCCTCCATAAAAGCTGTTCCTGAACAACCTTCTTACAAGGCTTTCTGGCTGTCCTTTAAATTACAACAGGTTGCAGCTCATAAACAAGTGCCCACAGTGAAGTGGGGGCAGgtataaaaataaactgaaggcTTGCTTTAGTTTAGGAGTGAATAGAATTTACAAATACAGAAACACATGGGAAGATGTTTGTGTCAAATTCCCACCCCAACAGCTTTCCTCTAGTCAAAATGCTTGGTAGCTGAGTGGGTGCAaatgtggggaaggagagagggagaaatcagaGGGGGTTAACATGGTGTTTTATTCTGTTTAAATTCAGAGAGATGTATTACAGCTCTAAAGAAAACTAGTTAAATTGTGATGGCAACTATGTAAAAATATGAATAGGGACAAGGGCTTGAAAGTAATATGCAAACATGAAAATAACTGTGTTGGAGGAGGTAGGATAATGGATGATTTCCATCCAAACCTTTAATACTGTTTAACATTtcaattaaatgttttaatttttcaaattttccttccTGGCTCTCTAGTTAACCTGATGTTATAAAATCACAATTCCCAAAAATTCTTGTTTGTTGTCCATCACAGCAGTTTTCAGGACAGCAAAACGCTGGACACCACCTAAATGTTTGAGAAGATTGATTAAATAGACCGTGATCTAGTCATCACAGTGGAACACTATACAGCCATTTAAAAAGGAAGACACAGATACGAATGTGTGAATATGGAACAACCACTAAGCAAGAGTAAGTAAACAAAGGCAGGTGTAAGACAAGGGGTctagtttaaatatatatatatatatatatatatatatacacacacacacacgttctctCTCCATGGAAAATTTCTGGAAGGAAATCCAAGAAAGTTGGCAATCGCTACCTCCATCTGGAGAAGGGAACTGAGTGCCTGAGGTGAAGATTCAGTTTTCTTGATATAAACTTTCATActgtttgaaaaaaatatatgtataatatactgGTATCACTTTTATAAGTCCTGTTAACTTTCTAGGCAACGTTCTAAGGGTATTCTTCATAAATGGTTTTAAGATAGAGGAACCAAAAGTCCTATTCTTGTCCCCATACTTAGAAAACAGACAATCTTATTATGCCCAGAGTTGTCAAAATGTGGAGGCAATGTGTGAAAAAACTAAATATGCTCATCTTTCAGAGGGAGATCTACTGAGATGTATATACAGAAGTGTAGCTGAAGAACTGGGTCAGCCTCCCACCAGGCCGTCCCAAATAAAGCAGCAAAGGAATGAGctgttccctcttctctcctcagagGGCCTAGGGGTACTCTGCACTTTAAAAGATACACGTCAGTCCAGACCCACAGAGTCATCCCAAAGCCCTGGGAACCCTGTTATCTCCCAAATATTCTACACAGGGCTTGACCCAACCCATTCCCAGGTCGCTCTGGGCCCAGATCAATATTCCAGAGCTTCAAGGAGCCAAAACTGTGTGCCTGGATACACAGGACAGGCTTGAACAAGGAGGTCACTTAAACATCTTTTAGCCTCCATATACAAGACCTTTCTCTGCGTCCCTCTGCCCGATCATACCGTGAGTCTTGTACTTGAATATTCTGACCACTTTTTTACAGGACACGTTATCTTCACTTTCAAAACTTCTCTTCACATTCATATATTTCAGGTTCTAATGAAAGGATGTTTCACTACAAATTCATGAGAAAGAATGGCAAAACCCTTTTACCATCCCCTTCTAGGCATCTCAGCCTGAAGGATGTTCAGAGAGCTGTTCAGAGCAAGGGAAAAACCAAGATGGTGGACAAGGCGTAGCCTCTGGTACATGACGACGCCTGGGCTGAGCAGGCATAGCAGTCAGTCTAGGCCCCCAGAAAGGGAAAATCACTGGCTCTGAGACACTCTTGAGCCAAATAACGGCAGGTTTGGACAAGCAGAGGAATAGGAGATGGGAATGGGCCTTGATGGGAAGATGGCAGGAAAGACTATGGGGCTGGGCACTCAGTGAAGATGGTAAACAGCAGAGAGACAAAGGGTGGGTCACAGGGCACAGCTAGGGGATGGCTTGACTTAGCTGGGCCATTGTTTTCCCCCAAACATGCTGCCCCAAAGAACTTAAAAGGGAAGCACTATCTTGGTTGTTAAAAATCACTTGCATTCAACACATTTCCCCATAATTTCTGATATAGATGAAGAATATGTGTTCATGATGTTCCTTATTGCCCCATGCATAGTAAGCCAGCTAGCTCTGGTCTATTCAGAGTTTTTACTTCATTTGCAAGgtctttgtgcgtgtgtgtgtgtgtctgtgtgtgtgtgcacctcttctcctcactctccctgatctttgttccattttctAGATTACTAGAACCTACACCAGTGGCACAGGGCAAGAAAGCAAGCTTAGGAATAAACCATCCTGTGATATGCTGCTTTTCTTCTTGAAACCAGTAGCTAAAATGGTATCTGTGAATTAGTTATGCTTTGCCCCATGACCATGCCTAAATCCAAACTCATTATATTTCTGGGAAGTAAGATTTCATCTCTGCCTTCTCTGCTGAAGTGACCTCAATCCTTTTTAACCAGCAGGCCCCTTTACAGACCAATCTGGAGTGGCGCACAGGCCTGAGTTTTAGTTGCGGAGAGTTCCCAGTCTTCTGCTCACTGTCTAACTCTGCCCCTAAAGATGGGTGTGTTAAACTTTGCcttaaatacaaataatttcaCTGTCATCATGAACTTTTCTcatagtgtttattttttaatgtttcattatCTCATTGCTATTTTCTCCAGATTTTCCGTATTGTTCTCAAAATCTGAAACTCCAAACTGGAATGGAGAGTTCAGTAAAAGACTGTTCTATAGTCTGATGTAGGATCACCTCCCTCCCAATTTCTATGGGGGTCTTCTTTCCTCTGTAGATACCAGCATTCCAGCTGCTCTCCGTGCACAGGCTGTACTTGCCAGCCTGCATAGCAGCTGCTGACTCATGCTTATTTTGGGATCTGCTATGACCCTGGCTCTTCCTCTGCTCTTCACCCAGGACAGCCACCACCCACCTCATAGAACATTCTGCCCGTCACCTTCTGGGGTCTCAGCTCTGACCTAATGAGAAGTCTCCCACAAGTTTGCACTGCCTTACCTggctctgcccccacccctggcccaCCTGGAAGACGTCGTTGGCACACTTGCGGCACAGGTTGTGCTGGCAGGGCAGGATCACCACTGGTTTGGAGAACATCTCCAGGCAGATGGGGCAGATGAGCTGCTTCTCCAGGTTGTCCATGCTGTGTGCATCCCCTAGCAGCGGCTTGAAACCCACTGTGAAGTTCATCCCCTCAGCGATCGTGCCTACCCTGGCCTTGGCCCCGGTCCTGGCCTTCTCTCACTGCCTCTGGACCCTTCCTCGCTTACTTCAGACAGTCTGTGGATTCTTATGTTCCCTTCTGTTGCTCACTCTTGAAAtagctctgctctctctcctgtcccttcCTCTAACGATTCGCCTCGTCTTTAGATAGCTGTTTTCAGaacactctctgtctctctattcTTTGCTCTGTACTCCAGCCAGGCACATGTAGCTTTAtctatccctccctccctgaaTGCCTATGTCCCTGgaaatttctccttttgttccCCAAACGACTCTTGTTCACTCTACGGGCAGCACTGTTTGTCCCTCATGCCCCAGAGAGGAGATTAATTTTAACGTGGGGGTGGGGAACAAGGGGCATCTGTGTGACATTCCAACTCCCAATTTAGCTCATGTAAGGCGAGCCACAGCTGTCACCGAGTGAGTGACCCTGACTCACTCAGGAACGGGTGACTCCGTTGAGCAAGAGCAGGGGTGGGCTTCACTGCTCACGGGGAAAGGTGGGCAGCAAAGGTGTCAGGCTCTCTCACTCAGAAGACTCCTGTGAGCCCCTGACCTCCGTGCTCTGGCTCGGGCCCCTCCTCCAGGGCAGTGACACAAAATCTAAATCGGCCTGGACGCGAGGCACTGTACGTGGTTCAGGGTGGGAGGAAAGATCTTGCCAGCCTTACGGACTGTCAGTGCAAGTTTCTGCCTCCAAGGCTTAGCCAGTGCCCTTGGCCCTCTTCCTCTGTGATTCAGAACAATGGCACCagagaccagagagagagaggctctgGTCCAACACTTCtggtccattttttttcttgcccaGACCTTTCTTATATCACCCTAGGAAAAGAAGCTCAGGAGGCTAGAGCTGGCAGTTGTGCCAGGACCTAGAATGACCTCATGAGCTTGCCCCTGAGAAAGTGTGGGATTCTGGTCCATGACCACATCACCAGAGCTACTCCAAGGACTTTAAGTTTGTTAGGAAATCAAGAGAAGCCGAGCTGGGCAGAAAGGACCTGAATGCCAGGGACCTATTTTGGGCACCAGGGGAACTGGTCTCCAGAGAAATTTTAGAGCACTGACAAAGCCATAATCACAAGGCTCCGGGAACCTTCTGCCCCAACTCTGCAGTCATCCTGGACTCCTACTCTCCAAGGCAGGCTGGCCTCACATGGGAGCATCGCGcctctgtctttttctcctaCAGGACTTTTTCCCCATCCCAGGcacaatttatcttttttggGCCCAACATATGCACTGGATTGGACAAAAGTTCTTTTATTTACCAACATTCCTTAGCTCTTCTCCCAGTCAGGAGAGAAAAGTTCGAGGGGTCACTAGGCTCTGACCCTGGGTGGATGGGAAATAAATGGTGTGGAGAGGATGCCAAGTAGGCAGCACCAAGAGGCACGAGTGGGGAAAGGGTCTGTAAAAGTACAGTATTTTCCCTATCACGTTTCATGCCTCTGCTTTAAGAACAAAATATATGGTGATCAGCCTGCCTAAGATGTGGTAAAAAGGATGGAGGCAAGCAACACTGAAGCGTGAACTTCAGTCGACCCGCAGGACTCATGCTAATGGGTGCTGTGCTGGTAGCTGCAGACAGGGGAGAATCTAAAGGTGACATGACCACCCCTAAGCCTCAAATGCATTCAGACTTTTCTTGAGCTGACTCATGGTGGCATGAAATGAGGCTGGCAAGCCAAGTGCATGGGCACCAGAAGAAGGTGAGACGAGCCCCAGAAAGGTATACTGGCTTAGGAATGAGGCTGATGCTAAGAGTGTTTGGTAGACAGAGTTGTAACAAAGGAGGGTTAGCTGGCACATCAGTTCTGGGACAGGATCCACCCTGCTTGGTATCAGGATCTTGGTGGAGATATTCCAAGAGGCTCAGAGACTCTACCAGCTGACATTGGCTCAAATCTCaaggaaggcagaggaaaaagaatgctCTGGAAAAGTCTGTCACCACCACCTGAGACCTTATAAGGGTAGGGATGGGAGGGCTGCTCTCTAACAGATTAAAATGGGGGCTAAAAAACTGGGCTAAAAAAGAAGAGTAGCTGAGTGACCCTGTATCATCAGGGTGAGTGACACCATCAAGGACAGAGATGGCATCTCCATTGGGATGGACACCATCAGTGCTTCTGAAGTTGGGATTCTTACAAGAAGAGGGGCAAATCAGGGTCAATGTCAGAACAGGGCTACTTGCTCCTTTCTTCAACGTGTCCAGTGGGCTGGGCAGCAAAAGGCACCCTCACTGGGTTGGCACCTAGGGGCAGAAGAAGTCGGCATCTTATTAACCAGAAGGAATTGTCACCTGGAATTTAAAGCAAACCCACTATAGGGAAGGATACAGACATCTTCAGTCCATACTATAAGGATATAAACTTTCCACCAACGACTCATCTGAAGCTAGGGTATATTCTTGTCTCCTCCTTTAATTATTGTTGCATTTCAGTTTTCATACCTTActcttcttcatcttttaatCATCTTCACTATAAGTATCTTGCCTTCTAGAACTTTGTTTGTTTCCTATAACGGAATTTGAAAAACACAAGTACAAATATTTAGTAACAATTTTTTAGTCTACTGATGAGAAAATAGTTACCTTGTAGTTACACATTAGCATCACTAGGTGGCACTGGTGTGAACTTCAGTCAACCCACAGTTTCAAGTCAAGTCTGAGGGTGGGGATAATCTCAGACACTTTACCCTCCTTTTGAGAAACGCAACAAGGTGCATCCTCTAACTTGTCTTCAACTACTGCCTTTTCTAGGCAGACTCTCTCATCCCATTCCTTACCTTAACTCCCACCCCCTTTTCCTTAACAATCATGAGAGGCCAAAACCACATTCAAGCTGCCAATTTGTGGCAGAAGCCCCTCAGAAACCGAGAgtatccctttctctttctttaccttGCCCCAATACCGACTTGAGACTCCCATATTTAGGGGTTCACAGATTCACCCCCAACCATTTCTCTCACCCCCCACTATTTCTTTCATTCCTAAGCCGGCTCTTACCTCAGTCCCTGTCTACAGTTCTCACCTGACCTTGAAGGTTGACTCTGGACATTCTGCTGGGGTTTTCTCCTAGCAGCGTCCTCAGGTGGTGGCTTGAGTGCTCCACagcaaaagcagcagcagcagcagcaacagcaacaagtGAGCAGAGCACACAGGAGGACAAGTGTCTACAAGACAGGAAAGCAGGGCCTCAGTCCAGCAGATCTTCTATATTTCCATTCAAACTCCCCTCCCTCAATCCTCCCAGCACCCAGAACATGAGACAACGGAAACATCTGTCCTAGGAAGGGAGGGTCAGCAGTCCTAGAAGAGGAGGCTTGCCTCTCCTTCCTTATTCTTAAGGGACTAGGAAGAATTGTGTACCTTGAACCAACAACTATTCATCACAAAATAGTATCTGACGCCTTCTTCGCCAAAgtgatcatatatatatattcccaaTGAGCCATGCCGGTCGTAGATTTTCCGCTTCTTAGGGTCACTTAGTACGGCGTGGGCTGTGTTGATCTCTTTGAATATTTCTGCTGCTTGAGCATTCCCTGGATTCTTGTCTGGATGATACTTCAAGGCCAGTCTCCTACCCAGGCAATACCCaaaaggagggtggggagaggatggggaatggctggggagggagggttaGGATGAATGACAGGCAAAGGTCTctaaattgtgaagaaggaatgCGTGGGACATGGTACAAATGATGGAGGCAAGGAGCCCAAGCCTAAACTCCTTCCCCTACCACACTGAAGAGGAGGACGGCCCCATCTGGCCCCAAAGTGAAGGCTTGGGGATTTAAAAATAGGTCAGAAagcaagggagaaagaaaaacgtTTAAGGGGGGAAATTCCGGGGTTTAATGAGGGGCTGAGGTGTGAACCTGTAGGCCTTTTTGACGTCTTCAGGTGAGGCACCCTTCTTAAGCTCCAGCACTGCATAGAGGGTTGACCCACTTTTGGACAGCCGGCGGGCTGCTTCATCCACATGAGACATGATCTAGGTCAGAGGAGAAGAAATATTACAGGTGAGGCCCGGAGAATTGAACTTCCAGGAACAGGAAGCTCTTTGCCTTCAGGAGCTAGGCAGGGAAATGACTACAAAGGGACAAGTGTAAGACAAAGTGAGTGGATCTGTGACTAGCAGGAGCGTGCAGGTGACCAGAAAAGACgttcaaattcaaattttaaagagGAACATCTTCTCCTCACCTTTCCCAGCGTCCTTCAGCTACAGAGACCTCCAGACACCCCACATCCTAGAGAGGTGTAAGCAGGTGGAGGTCCACGCCATGGGAAGAAACTGATTTTGTCCAGAGCTACTAGCACCTTAAGTACTTAGCACAGCCTTGGGCCTGTCCAAGCTCATTGCTGGGTTTGAAAGCCCAGCGTCGCCCCAGCCCTTAACAGGTGGCTCAGGAATCAGGGATCCACAGTTGCCATGGGAGAAAGAAGTCAGACCGCAGCTGAGCTGCCTAAGAGAAGTCAGCGTCCAAAAGCCAGGACAGAGGACAATGCTCACAGCTGGGCCACAGACTGTCTTCTTCCCCCAGCCTCGCCTCTCAAACcatcctgcccctgccccctagAGCCGGGGCAGTGGGGAGAACAGAGGGATGACTCAAGAGATGaagaaggaagtggggagaggcAGCCGTGGGGCCGACCAGCGAGGGAAAAGGGAGCAGAACCCCAGAGTGGGAGAGAGCTCGGGAGGGTGCGGCCACGGAGAACCAAGGCAACAAGCTCCGAGGAGAGTGCTCGGGTTCCCCAGGTCCTCCTCCGCGTGGACTCCACACACGGCCAGGCGCTTTACCTCGGAGGGGCTGCCTTCAGCCCGGTAGGCCTCATGCAACCTCCATCAGGCCGTGAAACTTCTCACCCGAGTCCAGCCGCCCACTGCGCTTGCGCGCTGCGTCAACACTCTGGTCGCTTTTTGGCGCCGCCGGAAGGTCTGGGAGGTGAGGCTACGAGGCCCTGGGACTTATTTCACTAACGGGAAGCCTCAGCGTAGGGATTGCTGGGGCAAGCGGCCAAGGGCTGCCTACAGTCGGTTTCAGCCCCACCCATCGTTTCCAGCCTACGTTTGGGCGCAGCCTCCAGAGGCATCCGGTCCTCTCCCATGGGAGAGGTCGCCCGTCCCGATCACCGTCATGGCGCATCGACTCAGTAACGGAATGATAATGAGCTTGCGGACTGTGGCTGTATAAGAGGTGTGGTTGTTGCAAGACTTTCTCGAGAGATGTATTATCTTCCCGGtcttctttttctgaatttaagGGTCTCCACTtggtcctttctttctcttccacctgGAAACTC belongs to Equus asinus isolate D_3611 breed Donkey chromosome 6, EquAss-T2T_v2, whole genome shotgun sequence and includes:
- the DNAJC5G gene encoding dnaJ homolog subfamily C member 5G isoform X2; the encoded protein is MSHVDEAARRLSKSGSTLYAVLELKKGASPEDVKKAYRRLALKYHPDKNPGNAQAAEIFKEINTAHAVLSDPKKRKIYDRHGSLGIYIYDHFGEEGVRYYFVMNSCWFKTLVLLCALLTCCCCCCCCCFCCGALKPPPEDAARRKPQQNVQSQPSRSGNKQSSRRQDTYSEDD
- the DNAJC5G gene encoding dnaJ homolog subfamily C member 5G isoform X1 — translated: MGLTRESFAEEIMSHVDEAARRLSKSGSTLYAVLELKKGASPEDVKKAYRRLALKYHPDKNPGNAQAAEIFKEINTAHAVLSDPKKRKIYDRHGSLGIYIYDHFGEEGVRYYFVMNSCWFKTLVLLCALLTCCCCCCCCCFCCGALKPPPEDAARRKPQQNVQSQPSRSGNKQSSRRQDTYSEDD